A single region of the Dehalococcoides mccartyi genome encodes:
- a CDS encoding ABC transporter ATP-binding protein, with product MAKLLEVKNLVTHFMTQDGIVQAVSGVSFEVNKGEMVALVGESGCGKTVSSLSVLQLIPQPPGKIVAGQVLFNGVDLLKKNKEEMQKIRGSNISMIFQEPMTSLNPVLTIGRQLTEGLQFHLKLNKNEATRQAVELLKSVGIPHAEGRLNDYPHHFSGGMRQRVMIAMALACEPQLVIADEPTTAVDVTIQAQLLDLIRSLTLRLNTALIIITHNLGVVARYAQRVYVMYAGQIMEQGTAIDVYHKPLHPYTAGLLGSVPRLDEPRRTRLQPIDGQPPDLIGPPQGCPFAPRCVYVKPECKIKRIPLVEIKPGHLTACLVAQEGALPWEKI from the coding sequence ATGGCTAAATTGCTTGAAGTAAAAAATCTGGTAACTCATTTTATGACTCAGGACGGCATTGTCCAGGCAGTTAGCGGGGTTTCTTTTGAAGTTAATAAAGGCGAAATGGTGGCATTGGTGGGAGAAAGCGGCTGCGGCAAGACCGTCAGTTCTTTGTCTGTGCTTCAGCTGATACCACAGCCGCCGGGCAAGATAGTGGCTGGGCAGGTGCTGTTTAACGGTGTGGATTTGCTGAAAAAAAATAAAGAAGAGATGCAAAAAATACGCGGTTCAAACATTTCCATGATATTTCAGGAGCCTATGACTTCGCTTAATCCGGTCTTGACCATAGGCCGTCAACTGACCGAGGGGCTGCAATTCCATCTCAAGCTGAATAAAAATGAGGCCACCAGACAGGCAGTGGAACTTCTGAAATCGGTGGGTATCCCTCATGCCGAAGGGCGGCTAAATGATTACCCGCATCATTTCAGCGGCGGTATGCGTCAGCGGGTTATGATAGCTATGGCTTTGGCCTGTGAACCGCAGCTGGTTATTGCTGATGAACCTACTACTGCCGTAGATGTGACTATTCAAGCCCAACTGCTGGACCTGATACGAAGCCTGACCTTACGCTTGAATACCGCACTTATTATTATCACTCATAATCTGGGGGTGGTTGCCAGATATGCCCAACGGGTGTATGTGATGTATGCCGGGCAGATTATGGAACAGGGTACAGCCATAGATGTTTATCATAAACCCCTCCACCCGTATACTGCAGGACTTCTTGGCTCTGTGCCCCGGCTGGACGAGCCCAGACGCACCCGTTTGCAGCCTATAGATGGCCAGCCTCCCGATTTGATTGGTCCGCCGCAGGGTTGTCCGTTTGCCCCGCGCTGTGTATATGTTAAGCCGGAATGCAAAATCAAACGGATTCCGCTTGTAGAAATAAAACCGGGTCATTTGACAGCTTGTTTGGTTGCCCAGGAAGGGGCGTTGCCGTGGGAAAAGATATAA
- a CDS encoding ABC transporter permease, whose translation MFNLFYRAKKEVTETEASSRQHHTLWGDAWVRLRRNRLAVLGGSIILLLALAAIFAPLYLKYDFATQNYDAILVGPSSEHWLGTDELGRDVFSRLIYGARTSLAVGLFTQLVVLVVGLPIGAIAAAAGGKVDNMLMRFVDIMYAFPDILLIILLRAIFGGSIFMIFLAIGLVAWVGIARLVRGQILSVKQRDFVSAARAMGGSGAYVTLRHLLPNSLGPIIVAITFNIPRAIFAEAALSYIGIGVRPPTPSWGTMIADGNNVIYAAPHLVIFPAIAIAILMLSFTFLGDGLRDALDPRLRR comes from the coding sequence ATGTTTAACCTGTTTTACCGGGCTAAAAAAGAGGTCACTGAAACGGAAGCATCTTCCCGTCAGCATCATACTCTTTGGGGTGATGCCTGGGTAAGGTTACGCCGTAACAGGCTGGCGGTCCTGGGCGGGTCTATTATTCTGCTTCTGGCACTGGCGGCTATATTTGCACCGCTTTATTTGAAATATGACTTTGCCACCCAGAATTACGATGCCATTCTGGTAGGGCCTTCGTCTGAACACTGGCTGGGTACGGATGAATTGGGCAGGGATGTATTTTCCCGCCTTATATATGGTGCCCGCACCTCTCTGGCTGTAGGTTTGTTTACCCAGCTGGTGGTGCTGGTGGTCGGTTTACCCATCGGTGCCATTGCGGCAGCAGCCGGCGGCAAAGTTGATAACATGCTTATGCGGTTTGTAGATATAATGTATGCATTTCCGGATATTCTTTTGATAATTCTGCTGCGGGCCATTTTCGGCGGTAGCATTTTTATGATATTTCTGGCTATCGGGCTTGTTGCCTGGGTTGGTATAGCCCGTTTGGTACGCGGGCAGATACTATCTGTTAAGCAGAGAGACTTTGTGTCGGCCGCCCGTGCGATGGGCGGAAGCGGGGCATATGTAACTCTGCGGCATCTGCTGCCAAATTCACTCGGTCCTATTATCGTGGCCATAACCTTTAATATACCCAGAGCTATCTTTGCGGAAGCGGCTCTAAGTTATATCGGTATTGGCGTCCGCCCGCCTACTCCCAGCTGGGGTACTATGATAGCAGACGGCAATAACGTTATATATGCCGCACCTCATCTGGTAATTTTCCCGGCTATTGCCATAGCTATACTGATGCTTTCGTTTACTTTCCTGGGAGACGGCCTGAGAGATGCCCTTGACCCGAGGTTGAGAAGATAA
- a CDS encoding ABC transporter ATP-binding protein, translating into MGKDIILEVTNLTKYFPVTGGLFGRKKLAEVKAVDGVSFAIHKGETLGLVGESGSGKTTIGKNILQLQRPTSGEVWFKNKDLASLTTKELRPYRQKLQVVFQDPYESLDPRFTAADIIGEPLRLHKVNNKEYNKRIAELLKLVGLSPYMAERYPHEFSGGQRQRLGVARALALQPEFIVCDEPLSALDVSIQAQIINLLDDLKNKFGLSYLFISHDLSVVRHISDRVMVMYLGKLMEVADRDGLYEKPLHPYTQALLSAVPIPDPAVEAERKVIILKGEVPSPLNPPSGCVFHPRCFKAFEDCPKIVPVMGEVSPGHHVACLLYKECWP; encoded by the coding sequence GTGGGAAAAGATATAATCCTTGAAGTTACCAATCTGACTAAATATTTCCCTGTTACCGGCGGGCTTTTCGGCCGTAAAAAACTGGCTGAGGTCAAAGCGGTAGATGGGGTAAGTTTTGCTATTCACAAGGGGGAAACGCTGGGTTTGGTGGGGGAAAGCGGCAGCGGTAAAACTACTATCGGTAAAAACATACTCCAGCTTCAGCGGCCTACTTCTGGTGAAGTCTGGTTTAAAAATAAAGATTTGGCCAGTCTGACCACCAAAGAGCTTCGTCCGTACCGTCAGAAGTTGCAGGTGGTATTTCAAGACCCTTACGAATCGCTTGACCCGCGTTTTACCGCGGCAGATATTATCGGCGAACCGCTTCGTTTACATAAAGTAAACAACAAAGAATATAATAAACGTATAGCTGAGCTTTTAAAGCTGGTAGGATTATCACCCTATATGGCCGAGCGTTATCCACATGAATTCAGCGGCGGCCAGCGCCAGCGTCTTGGGGTGGCCAGAGCTTTGGCCTTGCAGCCGGAATTTATTGTGTGTGACGAGCCGCTTTCGGCATTAGATGTATCCATTCAGGCTCAGATAATAAATCTGCTGGATGACCTGAAGAATAAATTTGGTCTTTCGTACCTGTTTATTTCGCATGACCTTTCAGTAGTTAGGCATATTTCAGATAGGGTAATGGTAATGTACCTGGGTAAACTTATGGAAGTAGCCGATAGGGATGGTTTGTATGAAAAACCACTTCACCCGTATACTCAGGCACTTCTCTCGGCGGTGCCTATACCTGACCCTGCGGTTGAGGCTGAACGTAAAGTCATTATACTCAAGGGTGAAGTACCCAGCCCCCTGAATCCGCCCAGCGGTTGTGTATTTCATCCGCGCTGTTTTAAAGCCTTTGAAGATTGTCCTAAAATAGTGCCGGTAATGGGGGAGGTTTCACCCGGGCACCATGTGGCTTGTCTGCTTTATAAAGAATGCTGGCCTTAA
- a CDS encoding response regulator transcription factor, whose amino-acid sequence MTKQILIADDEKRIAEILQAYLEREGFMVVVTYDGKTALAKFHEENPDLIILDLMLPEISGWDVCREIRKESRVPIIMLTARDELTDKLIGLEIGADDYMTKPFEAKELVARVKAQLRRSEYTPSLDSVLIIDQLEIDKARRLVKIGGKAVDLTATEFDILINLAASPGRVFSRMQILDKLGEAYEGYERTIDSHIKNLRKKIEPDPESPAYILTIHGVGYKMKDKG is encoded by the coding sequence ATGACTAAGCAAATACTGATAGCGGATGACGAAAAAAGGATAGCAGAAATCCTGCAAGCCTATCTTGAACGTGAAGGCTTCATGGTGGTTGTAACCTATGACGGAAAAACAGCTCTGGCAAAATTCCATGAAGAAAACCCTGACCTGATAATACTTGACCTGATGCTACCCGAAATATCCGGCTGGGATGTCTGCCGTGAAATCCGCAAAGAAAGCCGCGTACCTATAATAATGCTTACCGCTCGTGATGAACTTACCGACAAGCTGATAGGATTGGAAATTGGGGCGGATGATTATATGACCAAACCCTTTGAGGCCAAAGAACTGGTAGCCCGCGTCAAAGCTCAGCTCAGACGGTCTGAATACACTCCCAGCCTTGACTCAGTACTGATTATTGACCAGCTGGAAATAGACAAGGCACGGCGCCTGGTTAAAATAGGCGGTAAGGCGGTTGATTTGACTGCCACCGAGTTCGATATACTGATAAACCTTGCTGCAAGCCCGGGACGTGTCTTTTCCCGTATGCAGATACTGGACAAACTGGGTGAAGCTTACGAAGGATATGAACGTACCATAGACAGCCATATTAAAAATCTGCGTAAAAAAATAGAGCCTGATCCCGAATCCCCTGCCTATATCCTGACCATACACGGGGTAGGCTACAAGATGAAAGATAAAGGATAA
- a CDS encoding peptide ABC transporter substrate-binding protein: MKGKLLYLLATLLIIVPIVFSGCTSDDNNDDGDNGTVTTPQVFRVNLAGEPNTIDPNKASWATERSVIMLLFVGLLDFNSDLSLKAACAQEIPTVANGGISADGLTYTFKVKSNVTWSDGSKVTAHDFEYSIKRMLDPDTAAEYATFYYDIVGAAEFNGAADADAATKTALRNAVGVTAVDDTTLRITLAQTRPTFLSIMALWPTSPVKESVITAKGTAWTEAGNLIGNGPYTLKEWVHQDHMTFTINQNYWDTKPTLTEIKYFMITDATQEYSAYQNGELDMARVPVGTETAVLADSVYGKHVVRNNDLTTFAFQFNVNKAPFDNLLVRQAMSCAIDRVAFVDQVRGGVGAPAYSWIPPGMPGYDADLGKDFAFNVTKAKQLLADAGYPNGVGLPELKFQYADTASNRTIAQFLQAQLKTNLNIDLTLEPMEPSAFSAFVNSEQHTWAWFGWGADYPDPDNWLPDLFGTGGGNNHTGYSNPAFDALARQAMMELDNTLRLQMWAQAQEMVMNDMPIVTMFYRERFYVVQPYVKGLEPTGMDGTIMGDTSFVNVSIVK; the protein is encoded by the coding sequence ATGAAAGGGAAGTTACTATACCTGCTGGCAACCCTGTTAATCATTGTGCCAATTGTCTTTAGCGGTTGTACCAGTGATGACAACAATGATGACGGGGATAACGGAACCGTTACCACTCCTCAGGTGTTCCGTGTTAACCTGGCAGGTGAACCCAACACCATAGATCCCAACAAGGCTTCTTGGGCTACGGAAAGATCCGTAATCATGCTGCTCTTTGTGGGTCTGCTGGACTTCAATTCAGACTTGTCCTTAAAAGCAGCATGTGCTCAGGAAATTCCGACCGTGGCAAACGGGGGTATTTCGGCAGACGGCTTGACCTATACCTTCAAAGTCAAATCAAACGTGACCTGGAGTGATGGCTCAAAGGTTACCGCCCATGACTTTGAATATAGCATCAAACGTATGCTTGACCCCGACACAGCTGCTGAATATGCCACTTTCTACTATGATATTGTGGGTGCAGCTGAGTTCAATGGCGCAGCGGATGCTGATGCCGCCACCAAGACAGCCCTGCGGAATGCTGTAGGTGTAACAGCGGTAGATGATACTACCCTGCGCATTACCTTAGCCCAAACCCGTCCTACTTTCCTCTCCATTATGGCTCTTTGGCCTACTTCTCCGGTTAAGGAAAGTGTTATTACCGCTAAGGGTACTGCCTGGACAGAAGCCGGTAACCTTATCGGCAACGGGCCTTATACCCTGAAAGAATGGGTGCATCAGGATCACATGACATTTACCATCAACCAGAATTACTGGGATACCAAACCTACCCTGACTGAAATCAAATACTTTATGATTACTGATGCTACTCAGGAGTATTCGGCTTATCAGAACGGTGAGCTTGATATGGCTAGAGTTCCGGTAGGGACGGAAACCGCTGTATTGGCCGACTCGGTTTACGGCAAGCATGTGGTACGGAATAATGACCTGACCACCTTTGCTTTCCAGTTTAATGTTAATAAAGCCCCCTTTGATAATCTGCTGGTAAGGCAGGCTATGTCCTGCGCCATTGACAGGGTAGCTTTTGTGGACCAAGTCAGAGGTGGCGTAGGTGCACCTGCTTATTCGTGGATTCCGCCAGGCATGCCCGGATACGATGCTGATTTGGGTAAAGATTTTGCATTTAACGTTACCAAAGCCAAACAGCTTCTGGCTGATGCCGGCTATCCCAACGGGGTTGGCTTACCCGAACTTAAATTCCAGTATGCAGATACTGCCAGCAACCGCACTATCGCTCAGTTCCTGCAGGCTCAGCTAAAGACCAATTTAAATATTGATCTTACTCTTGAACCTATGGAACCTTCAGCTTTCAGTGCCTTTGTAAACAGCGAACAGCATACTTGGGCATGGTTTGGCTGGGGAGCTGATTACCCTGATCCCGATAACTGGCTGCCTGATTTGTTCGGCACTGGCGGCGGCAATAACCATACAGGTTATTCCAATCCTGCCTTTGACGCCTTGGCAAGACAGGCCATGATGGAACTTGATAATACCCTGCGTCTTCAGATGTGGGCTCAAGCCCAGGAAATGGTTATGAACGATATGCCTATTGTAACCATGTTCTACCGTGAACGGTTCTATGTAGTCCAACCCTATGTTAAAGGACTGGAACCCACCGGTATGGATGGCACCATAATGGGTGATACGTCGTTTGTTAATGTTTCTATAGTCAAGTAA
- a CDS encoding ABC transporter permease, with amino-acid sequence MGKYILRRILWLGLVLLAVSFITFSLMHLVPGGPWDREKELAPQIVENLNIKYGLDKPFYEQYINYVWNALHGDLGVSYKYQDRSVTEIIGTGLPITATLGVVAFLLALVIGIPLGMAAALKQNSIVDYAAVGFSTVFASIPGFVLGILLVIIFSVWLHWLPTSGWGDWRQIIMPAFSLAALPAAYTARITRASMLEVVRQDYIRTARAKGLSERIILFRHTLRNALIPVVTVAGPELAFLISGSFIIENIFSIPGVGRLFVQGVFARDYGLIMGTILFYAFAVAIVNLIVDIMYGWIDPRIRYD; translated from the coding sequence ATGGGAAAGTATATTCTCAGACGAATACTCTGGCTGGGACTGGTACTTCTGGCAGTGTCCTTTATTACCTTCAGTCTCATGCATCTGGTTCCGGGCGGCCCTTGGGACCGGGAAAAAGAGCTTGCCCCCCAGATTGTGGAAAACCTGAACATAAAATACGGTTTGGATAAACCTTTTTATGAGCAGTACATAAATTATGTCTGGAATGCTTTGCATGGGGATTTGGGGGTTTCTTACAAGTATCAGGACCGCAGTGTTACTGAGATTATAGGTACCGGTTTGCCCATCACCGCTACTCTGGGGGTAGTCGCCTTTTTGCTGGCACTTGTTATAGGAATTCCATTAGGCATGGCGGCGGCTCTCAAACAAAACTCAATTGTAGACTATGCAGCTGTAGGTTTTTCAACCGTGTTTGCCAGTATTCCCGGCTTTGTACTGGGTATCTTGCTGGTTATTATCTTTTCTGTTTGGTTGCATTGGCTGCCAACCAGCGGGTGGGGAGACTGGCGGCAGATTATTATGCCGGCATTTTCGCTCGCTGCCCTTCCGGCCGCCTATACCGCCCGCATTACGCGTGCCTCTATGCTGGAGGTAGTCAGGCAGGATTATATACGTACAGCTAGAGCCAAAGGGTTAAGCGAACGAATTATTCTTTTCCGGCATACTCTGCGGAATGCTCTTATACCGGTTGTCACAGTAGCCGGACCCGAGCTGGCATTTCTTATTTCCGGCTCATTTATTATTGAAAATATATTTTCCATACCGGGCGTAGGCCGTTTGTTTGTTCAAGGGGTATTTGCCCGTGACTACGGGCTTATCATGGGGACAATTCTTTTCTATGCCTTTGCAGTGGCTATTGTAAACCTGATAGTAGATATAATGTACGGCTGGATAGATCCGCGTATCCGTTATGATTAG
- a CDS encoding sensor histidine kinase: MFRLSYKIFGALLLTVLLSVGLTSFAANQLTASQFRQYIIRGNTEFITGVESTLSMYYTQYQSWDNVSTILVQLLGSNGGRLLLSDAGGLIVADTQNKWVGHLTDEYNLSDGNTINVSGTLAGYFYWLGSESSASGSGYGKGMHSSQNNTGNSAITIITEPQQQLLDEMNRSVWISGILAGLAALGLGLLLTNQIIRPINALNRSARQVAGGKFSQRVRVESRDELGELAESFNHMAKSLETNEQSRQRLLADIAHELRTPLTVIEGTVDGILDGVFEADTRHLTTIKEESATLTRLIKDLRDISLAESGKLKLEIAQVDIAEIIRRQASQISILAKDKSVSLVTDIPENSSVISGDATRLNQITANLLSNALRHTSAGGQITLSLKNMLYKDKSGVMVSIADNGEGIPPTDLPHIFDRFYRVATSRARSEGGSGLGLAIVKEMTEAHGGYVWAESLLGKGSTFNYWLPR, translated from the coding sequence GTGTTCCGCTTAAGCTATAAAATTTTCGGTGCCCTGCTGCTTACAGTGTTACTTTCGGTAGGTCTTACTTCGTTTGCCGCCAATCAGCTGACCGCCAGCCAGTTTCGCCAGTATATTATCCGTGGAAATACCGAGTTTATAACCGGTGTGGAAAGCACACTAAGTATGTATTATACCCAGTACCAAAGCTGGGATAACGTAAGTACCATACTTGTACAACTGCTGGGCAGTAACGGCGGGAGGCTTCTTTTAAGTGATGCTGGCGGGCTGATAGTAGCTGATACCCAAAACAAATGGGTAGGCCACCTGACAGACGAGTATAACCTGTCAGACGGTAACACGATAAACGTTTCCGGTACATTGGCGGGATATTTTTATTGGCTCGGCAGTGAAAGCAGCGCCTCAGGAAGCGGCTATGGCAAAGGAATGCATAGCAGCCAAAACAACACCGGCAATTCCGCTATCACTATCATCACCGAACCCCAACAGCAGCTGCTAGATGAAATGAACAGGTCTGTTTGGATATCCGGTATTTTAGCCGGTCTGGCCGCATTGGGTCTGGGACTACTGCTGACGAACCAAATTATCCGCCCTATAAACGCCCTTAACCGCAGTGCCAGGCAGGTTGCCGGCGGAAAGTTCTCCCAGCGGGTAAGAGTAGAATCCCGTGACGAACTGGGTGAACTGGCTGAAAGTTTCAACCACATGGCTAAAAGCCTTGAGACAAATGAACAGTCACGCCAGAGACTGCTGGCAGATATTGCCCATGAGCTTCGTACTCCACTCACAGTTATTGAGGGAACGGTAGATGGAATACTGGACGGGGTTTTTGAGGCTGATACCCGTCACCTTACCACCATCAAAGAGGAATCTGCCACGCTTACCCGCCTAATCAAAGATCTGCGTGATATATCTCTGGCCGAATCCGGCAAACTCAAACTGGAAATCGCTCAAGTGGATATAGCAGAAATTATCCGCCGTCAGGCAAGTCAAATATCCATACTGGCAAAAGATAAGTCTGTTTCCCTTGTAACCGATATACCAGAAAATTCATCTGTCATTTCAGGTGATGCCACCCGCTTAAACCAAATAACCGCCAACCTTCTTAGCAATGCCTTGCGGCATACATCTGCCGGCGGGCAGATAACCCTCAGCCTGAAAAATATGCTTTACAAGGATAAATCCGGAGTAATGGTATCGATAGCTGACAACGGGGAGGGAATACCCCCGACGGATTTGCCCCACATTTTTGACCGCTTTTACAGGGTAGCCACTTCCAGAGCCAGAAGCGAAGGCGGCAGCGGGCTTGGTCTGGCTATTGTAAAAGAAATGACAGAAGCACACGGCGGTTATGTATGGGCAGAAAGCTTACTTGGAAAAGGGAGCACATTTAACTACTGGCTGCCCAGATAA
- a CDS encoding MBL fold metallo-hydrolase RNA specificity domain-containing protein, with amino-acid sequence MSIEIQFLGAAQNVTGSRYLLKTAQTRLLVDCGLYQEHRLQERNWQPFDISPESLSAVLISHAHIDHCGLLPKLVKDGFSGSVFATEATAEIARISLADAGKLQEEDAAFKKKRHEHEGRKTRYPEIPLYTAEDAKAVFPLFNIVEYSREIPVSADVTATFHNAGHVFGSASIELRVTENNQHTVIAFSGDLGNWNRPILKNPDLIDQADYIVIESTYGDRTHEDINEASLKLADIINQTIQRGGNIVIPSFALERTQDLLYFLNRFMSESKIPRLKVFVDSPMAISITKIFTKYPELYDRETAGWVKNGSSPFEFEGLYFTNKAADSKAILSEKAPCIIIAGSGMCTGGRIKHHLVNNISRPESTILFVGFQATGTLGRLITDGAKEVRILGQYYPVRAHIQGLRAFSAHADQPTLLRWLRGFKNKPKRVFVTHGEPETSETLIKAITETFRWEATAPEYQEKFNL; translated from the coding sequence ATGAGTATAGAAATACAGTTTTTAGGGGCAGCTCAAAACGTCACCGGCTCAAGGTATCTGCTGAAAACAGCCCAAACCCGCCTGCTGGTGGACTGCGGGCTATATCAGGAACACCGCCTCCAAGAACGGAACTGGCAACCCTTTGATATATCTCCGGAAAGCCTGAGTGCTGTACTTATCAGCCATGCACATATTGACCACTGCGGACTTTTGCCAAAGTTGGTAAAGGATGGCTTTAGCGGGTCGGTATTTGCAACAGAAGCCACTGCAGAAATCGCCCGTATATCTCTGGCAGATGCCGGCAAATTACAGGAAGAAGATGCCGCTTTTAAGAAGAAACGCCACGAACATGAAGGCCGAAAAACCCGATATCCTGAAATACCCCTTTACACTGCCGAAGATGCCAAAGCTGTATTCCCATTGTTTAATATCGTGGAATACAGCCGTGAAATACCTGTCTCCGCAGATGTAACCGCCACCTTTCATAATGCCGGGCATGTATTTGGGTCAGCCAGCATAGAACTACGGGTAACAGAGAATAATCAACATACCGTAATAGCATTTTCAGGTGACTTGGGTAACTGGAACAGACCTATTCTTAAAAACCCTGACCTTATAGACCAGGCAGATTATATTGTCATAGAGTCTACTTACGGTGACCGCACCCATGAAGATATAAATGAGGCATCGCTGAAATTAGCGGATATAATAAATCAAACCATTCAAAGAGGCGGGAATATTGTGATACCCAGCTTTGCCTTGGAGCGCACTCAGGATTTGTTGTATTTTCTTAACCGCTTTATGTCAGAGAGTAAAATACCCCGGCTGAAAGTTTTCGTAGACAGCCCCATGGCTATCAGCATCACTAAAATATTCACAAAATACCCGGAACTATACGACCGTGAAACTGCCGGCTGGGTAAAAAACGGCAGTTCTCCGTTTGAGTTTGAAGGGTTATATTTTACCAATAAGGCAGCTGACTCAAAAGCTATCCTTTCAGAAAAAGCCCCCTGCATAATAATAGCCGGCTCAGGTATGTGTACCGGAGGACGGATAAAACACCATTTGGTAAATAATATAAGCCGTCCGGAATCAACTATTCTGTTTGTGGGCTTTCAGGCAACTGGCACTTTGGGCAGGCTGATAACTGACGGGGCAAAGGAAGTAAGGATATTGGGACAATACTATCCGGTGCGTGCACATATCCAAGGACTGAGAGCCTTTTCGGCACACGCAGACCAGCCTACCCTGCTTCGCTGGCTGAGGGGATTTAAAAACAAACCCAAACGGGTATTTGTAACCCATGGTGAACCGGAAACAAGTGAAACGCTTATAAAAGCTATTACAGAAACTTTCAGATGGGAAGCAACTGCACCGGAATACCAAGAAAAATTTAATTTATAA
- a CDS encoding response regulator produces MISIVLADDHHIVRHGLKVLLEAEIDFNVVGEASDGIEAVNLTESLQPNVLVTDLMMGGMSGIEVTYQVVKRSPKTAVVILSMYGNEAYVHEALRAGARAYVLKDSTSEELVRSVREAMLGHRYLSPPLSEKAIEAYMEKSAEATSLDPYETLTIREREVLHLVSQGYTCAEIAEKLFISPRTVEVHRANMMRKLDLRNQTQLLRYALQRGIIPPENKCEMSEKNIPEETTG; encoded by the coding sequence ATGATAAGTATAGTACTGGCAGATGATCATCATATCGTGCGGCATGGTTTAAAGGTACTGCTTGAGGCTGAAATTGATTTTAATGTGGTGGGTGAAGCTTCAGACGGTATTGAAGCGGTAAACCTGACCGAAAGCCTGCAGCCGAATGTGCTGGTAACTGACCTGATGATGGGCGGTATGAGCGGCATAGAGGTTACTTATCAGGTAGTCAAACGTTCACCCAAAACAGCGGTAGTAATTTTGTCTATGTATGGTAATGAAGCTTATGTACATGAAGCCTTGAGGGCAGGGGCTCGGGCTTACGTGCTTAAGGACTCCACTTCCGAGGAACTGGTAAGGTCAGTGAGAGAAGCAATGCTTGGGCATCGTTATCTCAGTCCGCCGCTTTCTGAAAAAGCTATTGAAGCCTATATGGAAAAGTCTGCCGAAGCAACATCACTTGATCCGTATGAAACTTTAACTATACGGGAAAGGGAAGTGTTGCATCTGGTATCACAGGGGTATACCTGTGCCGAAATAGCAGAAAAACTTTTTATATCACCCCGTACCGTAGAAGTTCACCGTGCCAACATGATGCGTAAACTGGATTTGCGTAACCAAACCCAATTGTTGCGTTACGCTTTGCAAAGAGGTATCATCCCTCCGGAAAACAAGTGCGAAATGTCCGAAAAAAATATACCTGAGGAAACTACGGGATAA